The genomic stretch AGGCCAGGGTTTGGTTTGTTGCTGCAGCCAGAAACATGTCTCCCACTTTGGCTTTAAAGGATGCCCTGGTGATTACGGCGGCCGCCTCCGGAGTAATAAAGGCTCCTATCTCTTGGCCACTTCCGCGGGCCAGTTTGAGGACCACCTTAAGGGGGATACTGGCCTCAACACTCCCCACGTACTCTCCATCCCAAAAAATGGGAGCGATAGCCCGGAGGGCCAATCCGCCTCGGCCTGGCTCGATCCCCGTCAAGAGTTTTTTGGTTTGAATAACATCGACGACCATCTGCCGGAATCCTTTAAGGTCGTCTCCGTACTTTTGGGGCTTCCAGGTTCGAAGGAAGGATCGTCCATCAGGGGTATGAAAGTGGAGAAAGAACTCCAGCCCGGAACTCTTTTGGGCCTGTTTGACAATAGGCAGGGCTATTTGAAGGAGCTGTTCCCGATTGGTAAGCCCCAGGGCCTCTTTTACCCCGTCAAGGGCGGCCACGGAGCTGGCTAACATGGTCTCTGTGGCTAAGGTCTGGTTGATAATTTTCCGGGTATTATCTAGGGCGTCTCGAACCCCTTCCTCGGCAGTTACAGAAATTAGCTTCTCCGAAGCCCCTTGCGAATGCCAGATGAAGACTCCGGAGAAGAAAAGGACTCCCAAGAGAAAAGGTAAAAGAATCTTGTACCTAATAGACAGATCCTTCCAGCGAAGATTAGCAGCCATATGCTCTCCCTCCTGAAAAAACGGTGAATAGAAATAAAAAAAAGAATTTTAGAAAACTTTTTAATAACTTTTTGTGTATTCCAGTTAATTTAACGGCTTTAGTCGGGAAAATCTTAAATATTATTCCTTTTGGGCTTAAAGTAAGCTTTTCCTCCTTGGCCTTGATAGAGGGGAGAACAAAGGTTAAAGAGGGGATGCAAATTAATGTCCGGAGGCATCCAAAAATGTTACGAATCGACCTTTCCCAGGAAGAGCTAAGCCAGGAGCAGCTAAGGGAGCTTGAAGCTATGTGGCGGCGCTGCGCCCGGAGAATTATACTGGCTACTACCCTGGCCGGCTGTGGTCATCCCGGAGGCTCTCTTTCTTCATTGCACCTTCTTTTGATGAGTTATGCCATTATGCGTCATGATCCTCAGCAGCCGCGTCATCCGGCTCGGGATCGCCTTCTGGTCAGCCATGGCCACATCTCTCCGGCGGTCTATAGTGTTTTGGTGGAGTATGGGTATGCCTCCGAGGAGGCCTTTCTTATGGAGTTTCGCCGGGCCGGTTCAGCCTTTGCCGGCCACGTAGAACAGACTGTGCCCGGGGTAGAATGGAATACCGGAAATCTGGGGCAAGGCCTTTCGGCCGCCTGTGGTATGGCTCTTTCTCTTAAACTCAAAGGCCTCAAGGACAGGCGGGTCCTTTGTCTTATGGGCGATGGTGAGCAACAAAAGGGTCAGGTCATTGAGGCCCGGCGTTTCGCCGTTAAGTTTGACCTGGACAACCTCATGGTCATCGTTGACCGAAATCATCTCCAGATAGGTGGTGATACCGATCTTATCATCCCCCAATCAATAAGAGATGAATATCGGGCCACCTTTTGGAACGTGATCTATCTCTGTGATGGCCACGACTTTGCCGCTATTTACCGGGCCCTGCGCCGGGCTTGGCTTAAAGAGGTGGAAAATCCTGCCCGTCCCACGGCCATTTTGGCCCGGACGGTAATGGGCAAGGGTATTTCCTTTATGGAGAATGTGGCCCGCTGGCACGGAGAGGCCCTCAAGCCGGATATGGCCAGGGAGGCCTTAAAGGAGTTGGGATACGATGAAGACATTGAGGCCCTTTTTGAACGCCGTAAGGCCTACGTTAACTTCGTAAAACCTTTTGATGTTGAGGTTGACTATCCGGATATAGATCCTGGTCAGCCTGTGGTTTATGGCCCGGAGGTTAAATTAGATAACCGTTCGGCCTATGGTAAGGCCTTAAGGAGCTTGGCAGAGATCAACAACCTTCCGGGAGAAAGGCCCAAAATTTTAGGGTTTTCTTGCGATCTTGAAGGATCCGTAAAGATGACAGCCTTTAAAGAGTGGTCGCCAGAGGCCTTTTTTGAATCCGGAATCCAGGAGCATCACGCCGCGGCTGCTGCCGGAGCCGCTTCCCGGGAGGGATTTGCGGTCTTTTTTTCTACCTTTGGAGTTTTTGCCGTCTGTGAGACTTATAACCAACAGCGTCTAAACGATCTTAATCACACCCATCTCAAGGTTGTGGCCACCCACCTGGGGCTTGATGTCGGTGAGGATGGTCCGACCCATCAGTGTCTAGATTACCTGGGTCTTCTCCAGAATCTCTTTGGTTTTTCCATATTTTTGCCTGCTGATCCCAACCAGACCGACCGTATTATCCGTTATGTAGCTACCCATCCTGGTAACTTCTTTGTAGGTATGGGGCGTTCTAAGACTCCCATTATCCTTGATGAAGAAGGCCGGCCCTTCTTTGGGGAAGATTACCGTTTTGAGCCCGGCCGGGCCGACTGGATCCGACGGGGCGATGACGGAACCTTTATCTGTTTTGGGCCGCTAGTCTCCCGGGCCCTTGAAGCCCGTGAGATCCTGGCGAAAGAGGGGCTATCTATCGGAGTTCTCAATATGGCCTCCTTCCGGCCGCTGGACACCCGGGCCATCCTTGATGCCGCTCTTGTTGGCCCTATCGTCACCGCTGAGGATCACGTGGTGGATACAGGGCTTGGGGCGGCGGTGGCTAGGGTTTTAGTCGATGCCGGAGTGGTCGTTCCCTTCCGGCGCTGTGGGGTTTCAACCTACGGCTCAAGCGGAAAGCCAGATGATCTTTATCGCCGCCAAGGGCTCGACCCTCAATCCCTGGCCCAAAAGATGAAGGAGCTCATTAAGGGATGAAGGCCATAAGAATCGGTCCTCTGAACTTTGATCCTAAAGGGCCGCCTCTCCTTGTCGCCGGCCCTTGTGTCCTGGAAGAACTCGACCTGGCCATTCGGATCGCCCTTTTTATGAAGGAGGCCGCCGAGAGAACGGGTTTTCTTTATGTCTTCAAGGCCTCCTTTGACAAGGCGAATCGCACCAGCCTTTCCTCCTATAGAGGGCCGGGGTTTGAGGAAGGCCTTAAGATGCTGGCCCGGATCAAAGAGGTGGCCGGTGTCCCTGTGCTTTCGGATATCCATGAGTCATGGCAGGCTGAAGCCGCGGCGGAGGTTCTAGACGCCATCCAGATTCCGGCCTTTTTGTGTCGTCAAACTGATCTTATCCTGGCTGCCGCCAGGACCAAGAAGGCTGTAAACATCAAGAAAGGCCAGTTTATGGCCCCTTGGGATATGCGCTACGCCCTGGAGAAGGCGATCTCTGTAGGAAATGAGAACCTTTTTCTTACCGAAAGGGGAGTGAGTTTCGGCTATCGTAACTTGGTGGTGGATATGAGAACCTTCGCCATCATGGCCCGATTTGGCTATCCGGTTATCTTTGACGCCACCCACAGCGTTCAGCTACCAGGTGGTGGAGAAGGGAGAAGCGGGGGCGAGAGGGAGTTTGTAGCTCCTTTGGCCCGGGCGGCTGTGGCGGCCGGTGCCCATGGAGTTTTTATGGAAGTCCACGAGAATCCAGAAAGAGCCCGCTGCGATGGGCCCAACTCACTTTCCCTCTATCAAGCAGCCAGACTTCTTGAAGACCTGGCCCGGATCTACAGCTTGCGAGATGATTTTCTATCCCTCTGAAATACTCAAGCGGGCGGAGAATGTTCGCCTTCTCCTTCTTGATGTGGATGGTGTTCTCACCGATGGGCAGATTGTGGTTGCGGCTGATGGCAGTGAGATAAAGAGCTTTTGTGTCCATGACGGCATGGGAATTAAGCTGCTTCAGATGGCCGGGATAGAAGTGGCGGTTCTCACCAGCCGGATAAGCCCCCCCTTGGCTCATCGGGCCAGAGAACTTGGTATTAAGACCGTCATCCAGGGGAGTCTTCATAAGCTGGAACTGTATCTTGAGCTACTTCGAGAAAAGGGCCTCAAAGATTATCAGGTAGCCTACATGGGAGATGACTGGATAGATCTTCCGGTCTTAAAAAGGGTAGGGCTGGCGGTTAGCGTGCCTGGTGCCTGGCCTCCTGTTAAGGAGTATGTCCATTATGTCACCAATCTTCCTGGAGGCCATGGGGCAGTAAGAGAGGTGTGTGATCTTATCTTAAAGGCCCAGAAAAAGTGGGAGGAGATCTTGCAATGCTTTCTCGCTTCAGAGTTGTCTTGCTTTTGATGCTGGCCTTTGCCCTTTCGGCCTGCGCTACGTCTCAAGAAAGGCCTCCTTCCCCTCCTTCGGAGGAAGAGACCCCAGATCTCATCCTCAAAGATGTAGAGTTTGTCGAATATCAAGGGCCAAAACCCGGATACGTGGTTCTGGCGGCCGAAGCCAGCCTAATAGAAGATGAAGACCGCCTTTTTTTAAAAGAGGTGAGGATAAGGGAGATCAAGCCTACCCAAAAGGGCCTTTATGTTCGGGGAGATCGGGGCTGGTATGATCTTAAAGAAGGACGGCTTTTTTTGGAGGGTTCGGTAGTGATAAAGACCAGAAACCGGGGAGTCTTAGAGACCCAAAGCCTTCTCTATCTTTCCCGTCAAGATGAATTGGTAGGGGAGGAAGAAGTCCTCATCAAAGGAGAAGGGACGACTATCCGGGGAATTGGTTTTGTTTATGAAATTAAAAAAGGAAGGCTTAAGGTATGCCAGAAGGTGGAGTTGATCGGTCAAGATTTTATTTGAATCGGCTGGCTATTGGCCTAGGTGTTTTTTGGGTTCTTATGGCCTTTTTCCCGGTAGCTCTCCAGGCTGGGGCTCCCGTTAAGATCACCAGCGACCAGTTAGAGTCTCTCGATGACAAACAGATGATCATCTTCACCGGCCACGTGGTGGCCAAAAAGGAAAATCTTACTGTCTATGCCGACAAGCTAGTGGTTTACTACCGTCCGGTTAAAACCGATAAAGGGATACGGAAGAAGGTCTACAAGATGGTAGCCTTGGGAAACGTCAAAATAGTGCAGCAGAATTCCTGGGTGGCTACCGGTGGAGTGGCCACCTACTTTCGCCAGGAGGAAAAGGTTGTCCTGGAGGACAACCCCCAGGTGGTAAAAGGGGGGAACGTCGTCCGGGGCAAAAAAATCACCCTCTTTCTCAACGAAGACCGAAGCTTGGTTGAGGCCGCCCCTGGCAAGAAGGTGGAGGCCATCGTTTATCCCGAAGAATGAAATGCAGGCCGATCATCTTCAGGCCCAGGGTTTGGTTAAGGAGTATCACCGGCGGCGTGTGGTCGATGGGGTGGATCTTTCCGTCTCCCGGGGGGAGATAGTTGGCCTCCTCGGACCAAATGGGGCCGGCAAAACAACCACCTTCTATATGGTTGCCGGCCTTATTCGTCCTGACAGCGGACGGGTTTTTCTTGATGAGGAGGAAATCACGCACTTTCCCATGCATCGGAGGGCCAGGCTGGGAATTACCTATCTTCCGCAGGAGGCTTCTATCTTTCGCAAGCTTACAGTGATGGAGAATGTTCTGGCCATTCTGGAAAGAAGGGGCCTTTCCCGGCGGGAGTGTCGGCGCAGGGCCGAACAACTGGTGGCCGAATTTGGTCTGGAACACGTGGCCACTCAGAAGGGCTATCAGCTTTCCGGTGGAGAAAGAAGACGGGTTGAGATCATGAGGGCCCTGGCCACTGACCCGAGTTTTGTTCTTCTGGACGAGCCCTTCGCCGGTATCGATCCTCTGGCTGTGGCCGATCTCCAGGGTCTTATCCGGGAACTTAAGGAACGGGACTTGGGAGTCATTATCTCTGACCACAATGTTCGGGAAACCTTGACGGTCTGTGACCGCGCCTATATTGTAAGTCAAGGAAAGATCATTGAAGAAGGCACCCCTTACGAGATTGCCCGGAGCGAAAGGGCCCGTAAGTTCTATCTGGGTGAAGGTTTTAGCCTCTAGACATGGCCCTTGAACTTAGACAACATCTCAAACTGACCCAACAGTTGGTCATGACTCCCCAGCTGCAGCAGGCTATCAAGCTGTTGCAGCTCTCCCGCCTTGAACTTCAGGAGACCATCGAACAAGAAATAGAACAAAATCCCCTATTAGAAGATTCTTTAGAAGGCCGGGATGATTTTACCAGTTACTCCGAGGAGGAGCCGGAGCTGGCTGTCCCTGAAGTCTCTCTCTCTCCGGCCGACGAGGGCCCCTGGGGTGATGAACCAATAAAAGACACCGATTGGAGCGAATACAGTGACTACTTTGATAACGAACGCTCCTCGGCGGTGATGAGCTTTGCCTACGAGGAAAAGGAGCCTATTTCCTTTGAGGGAAGTGTCTCCGGACCCACCTCCTTGACCTCCCACCTGATGTGGCAGCTTCAGCTCTCAGACCTTGAGGAGGTTGATCGTCTTGTGGCCGCCCACATCATTGGCAATCTAGATCCCAATGGCTATCTGGCGGTCCCTATTGAAGATATTGCTCGTGAGACAGGGGTCACGGAGGCCAAGGTGCTGGAGGTCCTGGCCAAGGTCCAGGAGTTTGATCCGGTGGGAGTGGCTGCCCGGGATCTCCGGGAATGTCTTCTCATTCAGATCCGGCATCTTGGTCTAGAGGGTAGCGTGGTAGAAAAGATCGTTCGGGATCATCTGAGATCTCTAGAGCTTAAAAATTATCAGGCCATTGCCCGGGAGCTAGAGATTCCTCTGGAGGAGGTTGTTCAGGCGGTAGAAGTTATCTCTCAGCTTGAGCCCCGACCGGGCCGCAATTATAGTGGAGAGGCCACTCATTATATTGTTCCAGATATCTTTGTTTACAAGGTAGATGATGACTATGTCATTGTCCTCAACGATGAAGGGTTGCCTCGCTTAAGAGTAAGTCCACACTATCGTCGGCTCCTTCAAGATCCTTCAGTTCCTCTGGAGACCAAACAGTATATTCAAAAAAAGCTCCGATCGGCCCTCTGGTTGATCAAGAGTCTTCATCAGCGGCAGCGAACCATCTATCGGGTAACCGAATCCATAATGCGTTTCCAACGCGAATTTCTGGACAAGGGGATCGCTTATCTTCGGCCCCTCATCCTCAAGGATGTGGCTGAAGATGTGGGCATGCATGAATCCACCATCAGCCGGGTGACCACCGGCAAATATGTCCAGACTCCCCAAGGTCTTTTTGAGCTGAAATTTTTCTTCAACACCGGGATAAACCGGGTTGGGGGAGATCAGGTCTCATCTCAGAGCGTTCGAGAGAGGATAAAACAGATTATTCAGACGGAAGATCCAGCTAAACCTTTTAGTGACCAAAAGATCGCCAACCTCCTTAAAGAACGCTACGGGATTGAGATCGCCCGGCGGACGGTGGCGAAATATCGAGAAATGATGGGTATCTTGCCTGCCAGCCGGCGCAAAAAGCCGGCTTTGTCCACCAAATGATGAGCAACCCTTTAGCCGTTGACACCGGCTCGGGCCAGGTGTTATCAAGCCGGCGTAGGAGGTAAGTCCATGCAAATTAATGTTACCTTTAGACGTTTAGACCCTTCCCAAGGTCTAAAAGACTATGCGGTAAAGAGGCTCAGTAAACTGGCCAAATATTTCGGTGGGCCCACTGAGGTAAACGTTATTCTGACCACAGAAAAGTTTCGTCAGATTGCTGAGGTGGTCATCACCGGAAATGGCCTTAACCTGAGTGGCAAGGAAGAGACCAATGATATGTACTCGGCGATAGACCTGGTGGTGGACAAGATGGAGCGCCAATTGCGCCGCCATCGGGAGAAAATTAAAAGCCATAAGGGCCGTGGCCCGGGGCGGACAGTGACCGCTTCTGCGGCTCCGGTGGAGTCAGAGGGCAAGAACGTGGTGGTGGAACAGGTTACGGCCAAACCCCTTTCTGTGGAGGAGGCCATAGATCAGCTGGAGCTTATGGGATACCAGTTCTTGGTCTTTGTTAACGCTGATACGGAAAGCCTGAATGTTATCTATCGTCGCCCTGATGGCCACTACGGGTTGATTCAGCCGGAGTCTTTGTAATCCCTGGCCAGCCTGGCCCGAGCCATGAGGATCTTGGACTTCATTGATAAAAACTGTATTGTCCCTAAACTCAAATCCCGGGACAAGTGGGCTGTCTTTGAGGAGCTGGCCCGGATAATTACTAACCACCGAAATGATCTCCGGGCCACAGAGATTGTCCGGGTTCTTACCGAGCGGGAGAAACTGGGCAGCACCGGTATTGGTCACGGAGTGGCCATTCCTCACGGTAAAATGAAGGGTCTTGATCGCTTAATCATCTGTGTCGCTCGGAGTGACCAAGGGATAGACTTTGAGGCCCTGGACAAACAGCCTGTCCACCTAATTTTTCTCATTCTGGCCCCGGATGACGCTGCCGGTTTATACCTTAAACTTTTGGCCCGGCTCTCCCGCCTTCTTAAGGAACCTCTCTTTCGGGAAAGGCTTATGGCTGCCAAAGATCCGGAAGAGATCCTCACTATAATTCAAGAGGCGGATTCGGAGTTCTAGTGTCACTTGATACGGTCATCATTACCGGTCTTTCTGGCTCAGGAAAGAGCACTGCCCTCAAGGCCTTTGAAGACATTGGTTATTTCTGTGTTGATAATCTCCCCATCCTTCTATTGCCGGAGTTTTTGGCCTTAAAGGATCAAGAGGTTTCCTCTGGAGAGAAGCTTAAAGTGGCCATTGTCATGGATCTCCGGGAGAAGACATTCCTGGACCAGTATCAGTCTATTTTTTGTCAGGTCAAAGAACAGGGATACCATCTGGAGATCCTTTTTTTGGAAGCCAGCGATGAAGTCCTCATTCAGCGCTTTAGCCAGACCCGCCGACCACACCCTCTCGCCCCCAAGGGCTCTCTGGCTGAGGGTATTCGCTTAGAGCGAGAGCGTCTTCAAGGCATCAAAGAGTGGGCCCATCAGGTGGTAGATACCTCCCGATTTAATGTTCACCAGCTTCGGGCAGAGATAATTCGTCTCTACGCCCACCGAGAGGACTTGGTTCGTCCAACTATTCATATTATTTCTTTTGGTTTTAAATATGGTGTCCCCCCAGAGGCCAATATGGTTCTAGACGTTCGTTTTCTACCTAACCCTTACTTTAATCCCCTGCTTAAACCTCTTGACGGACGGCAAGAGGCGGTTAAAGATTTTGTCCTTCGTAGTGAGGAGGCTCGGCGTTTTTTAGAGCATCTGGAGGGGCTCCTGGGATTCCTGCTGCCACTCTATCATCGTGAAGGTAAGGCCTACATGGTTATCGCTGTAGGCTGTACCGGGGGGCGTCATCGTTCGGTAGTGATGGCCGAGCAGCTTCGCCAGATCTTGATGGGGATGGGTGAAGACGTTCTTATTACCCATCGGGACATGGACAAGGACTAAAGGGGAAATAAATGCCTGGAGTGGTTGTTGTTACCCATGGCCGTCTGGCGGAAGAATTAGTATTAGCGGCGGCCTTTATTATGGGAGGGCTAGAGGGGGTAGTAGGCGTGGGGATAGACCCTAATGAACCCCTCGAAGAGCTTAAAGAGCGTATCTTGCAGGCCATTCGCAAAGTTAATGACGGAGAAGGGGTCTTGGTGCTTACAGACATGTTTGGCGGTACCCCCTCTAATATCTGTCTGGCCTTTTTGGAAGAAGGGCGAGTGGAGGTTGTCAGTGGAGTCAACCTCCCAATGATTATCAAGGCCGCCCAGTCCCTTAAACGGCCCCTACCAGAGCTGGCCAAAGTGGTAGCCGAGGCTGGCAAGAAGAGCATCTCCAAGGCCAGTGAACTTCTAAACAGCTGAGCATGAGGGCCAGGATCGTCCCGGCTCGGGAGGAGGATTTGCCGGGACTACTGGAAATCGAGCGCCTCTCCCATCCTAACCCCTGGAGTAAGGCAGCCTTTTTGGGAGAGCTCTCCCATAAGTCTGCCAGACTCTGGGTGGCCAAGGTGGCCGGCCTTCCGCGGGGGTTTATTTCTTTTTGGCTGGTTTTAGACGAGATCCATATCCTTAATCTGGCCGTCCATCCCCAGGTCCGAAGGCAGGGGTTGGCTACCAGCCTGATTACTCTGGCCCTTAAGTATGGCCGGCGGCAAGGAGCCCATTTGGCTTGGCTAGAGGTTAGGCCTTCCAATAAAGCGGCCATCAGGCTATATCAGAAGCTTGGTTTTGTGGCTACCGGCCGCCGTCCCGGTTATTATCAAGACACCGGTGAAGATGCCATTATCATGAAACTTTCCCTCAGGGACCATGAGGCTTAAGCGTCTGGAGCTTTATGGCTTTAAATCCTTCCCCCACCGGGTAGAGGTGGCCTTTCCCTCCGGTATCTGTGCCATTGTTGGTCCTAACGGAAGTGGTAAAAGCAACATCGTCGATGCCGTTCGTTGGGTTCTCGGCGAACAAAGCCCTCGGCGCCTGCGGGCTCGAGCCATGGAAGACGTTATCTTTTCTGGTTCAAACGGTCGAGGCCCCAACTTTGCCGAGGTCCGGCTGGTTTTGGAAAACAATGGTCAGGCTCCCGGCGAACTGGCCGATTTGCCAGAGATCGTTATCACTCGAAGACTCTACCGTTCTGGAGAAAGCGAGTATCTCCTTAACGGGCGACCCTGTCGTCTGAAGGACATTCATTATTTGTTCATGGATACCGGAGCGGGGCATCGGGCCTACGCCATCATTGACCAGGGTGAGGTGGGCTCTTTTGTTGAACTCCGTCCGGAGGAAAGGCGTCTGCTTATAGAGGAGGTGGCAGGTGTCTCCCGATATAAGACCCGCCGGGAGGAGGCCCAGCGGCGCATTAAGGCCAGCCAGGAGAACCTTGCTCGTTTGGAAGATGTCCTAACGGAGGTCAAACGACAACAAAATAGCCTTAGACGACAGGCAAAAAAGACGGAGAGATATTTGAGGCTCAAAGAAGAGCTGCAAAGGCTGGATATAATCTATGCCGCTGGCCGTCTTCAACAAACCAAACAGAAAACCTTAGCCTTGGAGAAAGATCTGGCTCTCCTGGGGGAGAAGACGGATCTTTTTTCCTCCAAGCAACAGACCCTGGAGACGGAAAAGGCCCGTTTAATCCTTGAACTTTCGGGAAAAGAAGAAGCCCTCTCTTCTCTGCGCCAGAAGGAAGAAGCCTGCCTGGAGGAGCTGTCCTCCCAACGTCGTCAGCTGGAGAAGATAAGAGGGGAGATTAAGACCATCCAGACAAGGCTTCAATCCTTTGATTCCCGGCTAAGAGATATTATCCGTCGCCAGGAGGGCCTTACCCAAAAGGTTCAGGGCCTGGAGAGAAACCTCAAAGAGGCGGAGGAAACCCTGGATCGCCTGCAAAAGGATGAGGAGGAGCTTGTCTCCCTCCTTAAGGCCAAAGAGAAAAAATTAGAGACCCATCGGGCCTTGCTGGCTGAAAAGAGGCAAACCCATGATTCCCTTGGCCATCAGATGGCTCAACTGGAGGCCGGACAAAGGCGTCTTCTTTTAGAGAAAGAACGCAGGGAAAAAGATCTCAACCGGGTTCAGGGGCAGATTGCAGAAATATCAAGGCGTCTGGAAGAGGCAAACTTTCGGTTGACCAAGGCCGAAAAGGAAAGAGACTCTGTGACGGAGAACCAGCAAAGGATACGGCAGAAGATAGAAGACTTGGCCCGACGCCTTGAGACCCTATCGGCCCAGGAGAAAGACCTTGAAAGAACCCTTTCCTCCCTAAGCAGGGAGGCCATGGATGTTGCCGCTGAGATCGAACGTCTTCAGCGTTTGGAGGCCAAGCTGGCCGGCCTTCCTCCTTCGGCCAGGTTTCTTAGAGAAAAGCTAGGACTACCTTTGGTGGTGGAGAAAATCAAACCGGAGCCGGGGTGGGAGTCTGCTCTGACAGCTTTGCTCTCCGAGGCCCTTGGTTTTGCCCTGGTGGACGATCTTAAAGAGGCCAAGGAGGTCCTTAAGGCCCTTAAGGAGGCCCGTCTGGGCCCCGGAGGGGTGCTCCTTGAGGATAAGCAAAGTCAGGTCTCCGAGTCTGTTTTGGCTCAGGGGCTTCCTTCAGCCCTGGCTACTATGCTGGTCTCCTTTAAAACCTTTGATACGGCCGAGGAGGCCTTTAGTGACTACGATTCTCTGG from Thermosulfuriphilus ammonigenes encodes the following:
- a CDS encoding transketolase; translated protein: MLRIDLSQEELSQEQLRELEAMWRRCARRIILATTLAGCGHPGGSLSSLHLLLMSYAIMRHDPQQPRHPARDRLLVSHGHISPAVYSVLVEYGYASEEAFLMEFRRAGSAFAGHVEQTVPGVEWNTGNLGQGLSAACGMALSLKLKGLKDRRVLCLMGDGEQQKGQVIEARRFAVKFDLDNLMVIVDRNHLQIGGDTDLIIPQSIRDEYRATFWNVIYLCDGHDFAAIYRALRRAWLKEVENPARPTAILARTVMGKGISFMENVARWHGEALKPDMAREALKELGYDEDIEALFERRKAYVNFVKPFDVEVDYPDIDPGQPVVYGPEVKLDNRSAYGKALRSLAEINNLPGERPKILGFSCDLEGSVKMTAFKEWSPEAFFESGIQEHHAAAAAGAASREGFAVFFSTFGVFAVCETYNQQRLNDLNHTHLKVVATHLGLDVGEDGPTHQCLDYLGLLQNLFGFSIFLPADPNQTDRIIRYVATHPGNFFVGMGRSKTPIILDEEGRPFFGEDYRFEPGRADWIRRGDDGTFICFGPLVSRALEAREILAKEGLSIGVLNMASFRPLDTRAILDAALVGPIVTAEDHVVDTGLGAAVARVLVDAGVVVPFRRCGVSTYGSSGKPDDLYRRQGLDPQSLAQKMKELIKG
- the kdsA gene encoding 3-deoxy-8-phosphooctulonate synthase, which gives rise to MKAIRIGPLNFDPKGPPLLVAGPCVLEELDLAIRIALFMKEAAERTGFLYVFKASFDKANRTSLSSYRGPGFEEGLKMLARIKEVAGVPVLSDIHESWQAEAAAEVLDAIQIPAFLCRQTDLILAAARTKKAVNIKKGQFMAPWDMRYALEKAISVGNENLFLTERGVSFGYRNLVVDMRTFAIMARFGYPVIFDATHSVQLPGGGEGRSGGEREFVAPLARAAVAAGAHGVFMEVHENPERARCDGPNSLSLYQAARLLEDLARIYSLRDDFLSL
- a CDS encoding KdsC family phosphatase; this translates as MIFYPSEILKRAENVRLLLLDVDGVLTDGQIVVAADGSEIKSFCVHDGMGIKLLQMAGIEVAVLTSRISPPLAHRARELGIKTVIQGSLHKLELYLELLREKGLKDYQVAYMGDDWIDLPVLKRVGLAVSVPGAWPPVKEYVHYVTNLPGGHGAVREVCDLILKAQKKWEEILQCFLASELSCF
- the lptC gene encoding LPS export ABC transporter periplasmic protein LptC, translated to MLSRFRVVLLLMLAFALSACATSQERPPSPPSEEETPDLILKDVEFVEYQGPKPGYVVLAAEASLIEDEDRLFLKEVRIREIKPTQKGLYVRGDRGWYDLKEGRLFLEGSVVIKTRNRGVLETQSLLYLSRQDELVGEEEVLIKGEGTTIRGIGFVYEIKKGRLKVCQKVELIGQDFI
- the lptA gene encoding lipopolysaccharide transport periplasmic protein LptA, whose translation is MNRLAIGLGVFWVLMAFFPVALQAGAPVKITSDQLESLDDKQMIIFTGHVVAKKENLTVYADKLVVYYRPVKTDKGIRKKVYKMVALGNVKIVQQNSWVATGGVATYFRQEEKVVLEDNPQVVKGGNVVRGKKITLFLNEDRSLVEAAPGKKVEAIVYPEE
- the lptB gene encoding LPS export ABC transporter ATP-binding protein — protein: MQADHLQAQGLVKEYHRRRVVDGVDLSVSRGEIVGLLGPNGAGKTTTFYMVAGLIRPDSGRVFLDEEEITHFPMHRRARLGITYLPQEASIFRKLTVMENVLAILERRGLSRRECRRRAEQLVAEFGLEHVATQKGYQLSGGERRRVEIMRALATDPSFVLLDEPFAGIDPLAVADLQGLIRELKERDLGVIISDHNVRETLTVCDRAYIVSQGKIIEEGTPYEIARSERARKFYLGEGFSL
- the rpoN gene encoding RNA polymerase factor sigma-54, with the translated sequence MALELRQHLKLTQQLVMTPQLQQAIKLLQLSRLELQETIEQEIEQNPLLEDSLEGRDDFTSYSEEEPELAVPEVSLSPADEGPWGDEPIKDTDWSEYSDYFDNERSSAVMSFAYEEKEPISFEGSVSGPTSLTSHLMWQLQLSDLEEVDRLVAAHIIGNLDPNGYLAVPIEDIARETGVTEAKVLEVLAKVQEFDPVGVAARDLRECLLIQIRHLGLEGSVVEKIVRDHLRSLELKNYQAIARELEIPLEEVVQAVEVISQLEPRPGRNYSGEATHYIVPDIFVYKVDDDYVIVLNDEGLPRLRVSPHYRRLLQDPSVPLETKQYIQKKLRSALWLIKSLHQRQRTIYRVTESIMRFQREFLDKGIAYLRPLILKDVAEDVGMHESTISRVTTGKYVQTPQGLFELKFFFNTGINRVGGDQVSSQSVRERIKQIIQTEDPAKPFSDQKIANLLKERYGIEIARRTVAKYREMMGILPASRRKKPALSTK
- the hpf gene encoding ribosome hibernation-promoting factor, HPF/YfiA family, producing the protein MQINVTFRRLDPSQGLKDYAVKRLSKLAKYFGGPTEVNVILTTEKFRQIAEVVITGNGLNLSGKEETNDMYSAIDLVVDKMERQLRRHREKIKSHKGRGPGRTVTASAAPVESEGKNVVVEQVTAKPLSVEEAIDQLELMGYQFLVFVNADTESLNVIYRRPDGHYGLIQPESL
- a CDS encoding PTS sugar transporter subunit IIA, whose translation is MRILDFIDKNCIVPKLKSRDKWAVFEELARIITNHRNDLRATEIVRVLTEREKLGSTGIGHGVAIPHGKMKGLDRLIICVARSDQGIDFEALDKQPVHLIFLILAPDDAAGLYLKLLARLSRLLKEPLFRERLMAAKDPEEILTIIQEADSEF
- the rapZ gene encoding RNase adapter RapZ; protein product: MSLDTVIITGLSGSGKSTALKAFEDIGYFCVDNLPILLLPEFLALKDQEVSSGEKLKVAIVMDLREKTFLDQYQSIFCQVKEQGYHLEILFLEASDEVLIQRFSQTRRPHPLAPKGSLAEGIRLERERLQGIKEWAHQVVDTSRFNVHQLRAEIIRLYAHREDLVRPTIHIISFGFKYGVPPEANMVLDVRFLPNPYFNPLLKPLDGRQEAVKDFVLRSEEARRFLEHLEGLLGFLLPLYHREGKAYMVIAVGCTGGRHRSVVMAEQLRQILMGMGEDVLITHRDMDKD
- a CDS encoding PTS sugar transporter subunit IIA: MPGVVVVTHGRLAEELVLAAAFIMGGLEGVVGVGIDPNEPLEELKERILQAIRKVNDGEGVLVLTDMFGGTPSNICLAFLEEGRVEVVSGVNLPMIIKAAQSLKRPLPELAKVVAEAGKKSISKASELLNS
- the rimI gene encoding ribosomal protein S18-alanine N-acetyltransferase; this encodes MRARIVPAREEDLPGLLEIERLSHPNPWSKAAFLGELSHKSARLWVAKVAGLPRGFISFWLVLDEIHILNLAVHPQVRRQGLATSLITLALKYGRRQGAHLAWLEVRPSNKAAIRLYQKLGFVATGRRPGYYQDTGEDAIIMKLSLRDHEA